The Pseudoalteromonas sp. UG3-2 genome contains a region encoding:
- a CDS encoding carbohydrate kinase family protein, producing the protein MQLTSFGEMLMDLLPTTQGALLPVAGGAPANVAVGFAKLGGQAAFIGGFAEDAFAHQLKTTLQSYDVNTSWCVTVPGTKTALAIVQLDAQGERSFSFYRDNTADIALDYAQLKQLQWPTAGLFHFCSNTLTSEKAFATTQALVAAAAKQQQLVSFDVNLRLNLWPDQSLVSQRVEACFALLDIIKLSVEELDYLADAQGVTPDDYSAWLLQQGIQVIVLSDGPRPSKVITNNDCMSVTPPQIQAIDTTGAGDSLISAFLFYLSRSDIDKKRLSQHPSVLRQALVFALHCGAYTCLDKGVMPQLPTLAALQQQFPSFDPNLGK; encoded by the coding sequence ATGCAATTAACCAGTTTTGGTGAAATGTTAATGGATCTCCTGCCTACCACACAGGGTGCCCTACTGCCAGTGGCGGGTGGGGCTCCGGCAAACGTGGCAGTAGGATTTGCAAAGCTGGGCGGCCAGGCCGCTTTTATCGGAGGCTTTGCCGAAGATGCTTTTGCCCATCAGCTTAAAACCACGCTGCAAAGCTATGATGTAAATACCTCGTGGTGCGTAACCGTCCCAGGCACAAAAACCGCGCTTGCGATAGTGCAACTGGATGCTCAGGGCGAGCGCAGCTTTTCTTTTTATCGTGACAACACGGCTGATATTGCCCTGGATTACGCACAGCTTAAACAGCTGCAATGGCCAACAGCGGGCCTGTTTCATTTTTGCTCGAACACGTTAACCTCAGAAAAAGCGTTTGCAACCACCCAAGCCTTGGTGGCAGCTGCCGCCAAACAGCAACAGTTGGTGTCATTCGATGTAAATCTACGCCTTAACTTATGGCCCGATCAGAGCCTAGTATCTCAGCGCGTAGAAGCCTGTTTTGCTTTGCTTGATATTATTAAGCTCAGTGTTGAGGAGCTAGACTATTTAGCTGACGCTCAAGGGGTAACTCCAGACGACTATTCAGCTTGGTTATTACAGCAAGGTATACAAGTGATAGTGTTGAGCGATGGCCCAAGACCAAGCAAAGTTATCACGAACAATGATTGTATGTCTGTTACTCCACCGCAGATCCAAGCCATAGACACCACAGGAGCAGGTGACAGCTTAATATCCGCTTTTTTGTTTTACCTCAGCCGTAGCGATATTGATAAAAAACGGTTGTCACAACACCCTAGTGTCCTTCGTCAGGCATTGGTATTTGCCCTCCATTGCGGCGCTTATACTTGTTTAGATAAGGGCGTTATGCCGCAATTGCCTACGCTTGCGGCGTTACAACAACAGTTCCCTTCCTTCGACCCTAACTTGGGCAAGTGA
- a CDS encoding TonB-dependent siderophore receptor, which produces MNNKILFSLLFVANGTVAQEAIKSNSAEDIEHIEIKRVWQPYRGNVPLVQTPQAVDTISSDVLDSESITRFMAALELSPSIVRQNNSGGMFDSFAIRGFSGDENNPSGYLVNGFNSRGYNGNRSTANIASIEVMKGPGSALYGQGEPGGTINIITKKPQFDEQGYIQATLGNYSKKQFEFDYTKAMNKEAAYRLNGSYEDSDTHRDHVFVESLHLSPSVLWNISADTSLSYEMEVLDQKKPLDRGVYVLNNDFDGVEANAFYGDIRDGAHQVEALGHQLVLNHKLNDDWHILTGFAYRDSSFKGVSSDTELSAGRQLLFTNENLLSRQRRARDYQALDVSARFELSGEVELGNVKHNILIGVDHYNFDLDTNYKVWRTAWGSGDTTYTIDPNNPDYSQAQPEPLQKTLTAENQKGLGVYAQNLIELTDNTKVLVGARVDKFEQDILNLRSNEAQSQDQTEFTPRLGFIYNTSDKVNLYTSYAEGFRPNPGLDSNRNAFAPEETKSFEIGAKWQGIASRFSGSIALFDAQKTNMLTAEPDSGLSATLGEVESQGIELQLTTELTADTVLAFAYAYTDAKTANDVVNADWGVPIPKGSRLINIADHIGHVSLKHYTTFIGKESYFGATVNYVGDRLGETTDANFILPSYTLVNLSASVELNDQVSVKLDINNLFDRAYFENSYHKLWTMPGSPTTYSASVKYQF; this is translated from the coding sequence GTGAACAATAAAATACTCTTCTCACTCCTTTTCGTAGCCAATGGCACTGTGGCGCAAGAAGCGATTAAATCGAACTCAGCCGAAGACATAGAACACATTGAAATTAAACGTGTATGGCAACCTTACCGAGGCAATGTGCCTTTAGTGCAAACTCCTCAAGCAGTCGATACGATAAGCTCAGACGTACTGGACAGTGAAAGCATTACGCGTTTTATGGCAGCTCTTGAGCTTTCGCCGAGTATTGTCAGGCAAAATAACTCTGGCGGTATGTTTGATAGCTTTGCCATCCGTGGTTTCTCCGGCGATGAAAATAATCCATCAGGCTACCTTGTCAATGGCTTTAATTCTCGCGGCTATAACGGCAATAGAAGTACCGCCAATATCGCCAGCATTGAAGTCATGAAAGGCCCAGGCTCTGCGCTTTATGGCCAAGGCGAGCCCGGTGGTACCATAAATATCATTACCAAAAAGCCGCAATTCGACGAGCAAGGGTATATTCAGGCGACACTGGGGAACTACAGTAAAAAACAGTTTGAATTTGATTACACAAAGGCAATGAATAAAGAGGCTGCATATCGACTTAATGGTTCATATGAAGACTCAGACACACACAGAGATCATGTCTTTGTCGAAAGCTTGCATTTATCGCCGTCGGTATTGTGGAATATATCAGCGGACACCAGTCTAAGTTATGAAATGGAAGTGTTAGATCAGAAAAAGCCCCTAGATAGAGGCGTCTATGTTCTCAATAATGACTTTGATGGTGTTGAAGCGAACGCTTTTTACGGTGATATTCGTGATGGTGCTCACCAAGTTGAAGCACTTGGCCATCAGTTAGTATTAAATCATAAGCTCAATGACGATTGGCACATACTTACTGGATTTGCTTATCGAGACTCTTCTTTTAAAGGAGTATCTTCTGATACTGAGTTATCTGCCGGTAGGCAACTGCTGTTTACAAATGAGAACCTGCTTTCTCGGCAACGACGTGCCCGCGATTATCAAGCACTGGATGTCTCTGCACGCTTTGAATTAAGTGGTGAAGTTGAGCTCGGTAACGTTAAGCACAACATACTTATTGGTGTTGATCATTATAACTTTGATCTTGATACTAATTACAAAGTATGGCGCACAGCATGGGGTTCTGGTGATACCACTTACACTATTGACCCTAATAACCCAGACTACAGCCAAGCCCAACCTGAGCCGCTACAAAAAACACTGACCGCAGAAAATCAAAAAGGCTTAGGTGTTTATGCTCAAAACTTGATCGAACTGACTGATAACACAAAAGTTTTAGTGGGTGCTCGAGTGGATAAATTTGAGCAAGATATTCTCAACCTCCGTAGTAATGAAGCACAAAGCCAAGATCAAACTGAGTTTACACCTCGCTTAGGGTTTATTTATAACACCAGCGATAAGGTTAACCTGTACACCAGTTACGCCGAAGGATTTCGACCAAATCCAGGCCTCGATTCTAATCGTAATGCGTTTGCACCAGAAGAAACAAAATCATTTGAAATTGGCGCTAAATGGCAAGGTATCGCGAGTCGTTTCTCAGGTAGCATTGCACTTTTTGATGCCCAAAAAACCAATATGCTGACTGCTGAGCCGGATTCAGGTTTATCAGCAACTTTAGGGGAGGTAGAAAGCCAAGGTATTGAATTGCAATTAACGACTGAGCTGACAGCAGATACGGTACTGGCGTTTGCTTATGCTTATACCGATGCAAAAACAGCCAATGATGTGGTTAATGCAGATTGGGGCGTGCCAATCCCCAAAGGCTCTCGTTTGATCAATATTGCCGATCATATTGGCCATGTTTCACTCAAGCATTACACCACCTTTATAGGCAAAGAGTCTTATTTTGGGGCAACCGTGAATTATGTCGGTGATCGCTTAGGCGAAACCACTGACGCCAACTTCATTTTGCCATCATATACACTCGTTAATTTGTCAGCTTCAGTTGAATTAAATGACCAGGTAAGCGTAAAACTGGACATCAACAACCTGTTTGATAGGGCTTATTTTGAAAACTCCTATCACAAACTGTGGACCATGCCAGGATCGCCGACAACCTACAGCGCCAGTGTGAAGTATCAGTTTTAA
- a CDS encoding DUF1624 domain-containing protein, with product MKNLQNSKTRLPSIDILRGLVMLFMLVDHVRERFFLHVPVLDPMDIHTTSQDLYFTRLSAHFCAPIFVFLTGLSAWLYENPANGARRSVQSFLLKRGLFLILLEMTLVNFSWFGTYQTLYLQVIWAIGVSMVVLALLVALPRSVIAILGVSIVVGHNMLSPIEFAANEVGYSVWTVLHDRGYLVADALINVKASYPVLPWIGVILCGYAVGPLFASSISSQQRKTILLQSGAALLVGLLVLRGLNLYGETLPWSQQATVLLTVMDFFNFTKYPPSLDFILLTLGVGALVLAFLETHGGRVLEPVRILGSAPMFFYITHLHALLVLSIVAQWLFGTNLHYGSSQTAYFGFYHVWQVWLFALCLSVLLYPVCKWFAGYKRRTSARWVKYF from the coding sequence ATGAAAAACCTTCAAAACAGTAAAACGCGGTTGCCTTCAATCGACATACTGCGTGGCTTGGTGATGTTATTTATGTTAGTGGATCATGTGAGAGAACGGTTTTTCTTACATGTACCTGTGCTTGATCCGATGGACATTCATACCACCAGTCAAGATCTGTATTTTACCCGTTTAAGTGCTCACTTTTGTGCGCCCATTTTTGTCTTTTTGACCGGTTTATCGGCTTGGTTATATGAAAACCCCGCAAACGGCGCAAGACGTTCCGTCCAGTCATTTCTGTTAAAGCGTGGCTTATTTTTAATTTTACTTGAAATGACTCTGGTTAATTTTTCTTGGTTTGGTACGTATCAAACTCTTTACTTACAAGTGATTTGGGCCATTGGCGTCAGTATGGTGGTATTAGCACTGCTGGTCGCTTTACCCCGCAGTGTGATTGCCATCTTGGGTGTCAGTATTGTGGTTGGCCATAATATGTTGTCGCCCATCGAGTTTGCAGCGAATGAAGTAGGCTATAGCGTTTGGACGGTTCTGCATGATCGAGGTTACTTAGTCGCTGACGCCTTAATTAACGTCAAAGCGTCTTATCCGGTTCTACCTTGGATTGGCGTTATCTTGTGCGGCTATGCAGTAGGACCTTTATTCGCAAGCTCAATATCTTCGCAGCAACGCAAAACCATTTTGTTGCAAAGCGGAGCAGCGCTTTTAGTCGGGTTACTTGTTTTAAGAGGATTAAATCTTTACGGAGAAACGCTGCCATGGTCTCAACAGGCAACAGTACTTCTGACTGTGATGGACTTTTTCAACTTCACTAAGTATCCACCGTCTCTTGACTTTATTTTACTAACATTGGGTGTAGGTGCATTGGTATTAGCGTTTTTAGAAACTCATGGGGGTAGAGTATTAGAACCCGTTCGAATATTAGGGTCAGCGCCAATGTTTTTCTACATTACCCACCTACACGCATTACTTGTCTTGAGCATAGTAGCGCAGTGGTTATTTGGAACCAACCTACATTATGGCAGCAGTCAAACTGCATATTTTGGCTTTTACCATGTCTGGCAAGTGTGGCTTTTTGCCCTCTGTTTGAGCGTGCTTTTATACCCAGTATGTAAATGGTTTGCAGGTTATAAACGCCGCACGTCAGCGCGATGGGTTAAGTACTTTTAA
- a CDS encoding winged helix-turn-helix transcriptional regulator: MESSIETDSKGRKKVYNACMEPCAIEKGMRLIGGKWKGSIIYHLKDEPVRFNDLTRMLGGATKKMVDQRLKELEDEGLVIRKVISDRPIAVTYELTDFGKSALSILEDLRQWSEAHGIELNSK, from the coding sequence ATGGAAAGTTCAATAGAAACAGATAGTAAGGGAAGAAAAAAAGTTTATAACGCATGTATGGAACCTTGTGCAATTGAAAAAGGCATGCGTTTAATCGGCGGAAAATGGAAAGGATCAATCATTTATCATTTAAAAGATGAGCCAGTTCGATTTAATGATTTGACTCGAATGCTTGGTGGCGCAACAAAAAAAATGGTTGATCAGCGTCTCAAGGAGCTTGAAGACGAAGGTCTGGTAATTAGAAAAGTTATAAGCGATAGACCCATAGCTGTTACGTATGAACTTACTGACTTTGGAAAATCAGCACTTTCAATTTTAGAAGATTTGCGGCAATGGTCAGAGGCTCATGGGATAGAGTTAAACTCAAAGTAA
- a CDS encoding NAD(P)H-dependent oxidoreductase: MSNILIINGHQYYPFSEGKLNSTLVDKAASLLNAKGHNTRIVTMSETIDVEKELENHQWADFVIFQSPINWMGVTWSFKKYMDEVYTAGMGGALCVGDGRTAEAPKKNYGMGGTLTNTKYMMSLTFNAPEESFNDENEFFDGKSVDDLLFPMHMNFKFFGMKPMETFACFDVMKNADVENDLKRFEAHINKHF, from the coding sequence ATGAGCAACATTTTAATTATCAATGGTCACCAATATTACCCTTTTTCTGAAGGTAAGCTTAACAGTACCTTAGTAGATAAAGCTGCAAGCTTATTGAACGCAAAAGGTCACAATACACGCATAGTAACAATGTCTGAAACGATAGATGTTGAAAAAGAGCTAGAGAACCATCAATGGGCGGATTTCGTTATTTTCCAATCGCCAATTAATTGGATGGGGGTTACTTGGTCTTTTAAAAAGTATATGGATGAAGTGTATACGGCAGGCATGGGAGGTGCGTTATGTGTTGGTGACGGCCGAACAGCAGAAGCGCCTAAAAAGAATTATGGTATGGGCGGTACGTTAACCAATACTAAATACATGATGTCATTGACTTTCAATGCTCCAGAAGAGTCATTTAATGACGAAAATGAGTTCTTTGATGGCAAATCTGTTGATGATCTTCTGTTCCCTATGCATATGAACTTCAAATTCTTTGGTATGAAACCAATGGAAACATTTGCGTGTTTTGATGTGATGAAAAATGCCGATGTTGAAAATGACTTAAAACGTTTTGAAGCGCACATTAACAAACATTTTTAA
- a CDS encoding peroxiredoxin-like family protein has protein sequence MSIEYTNKLHPGADFPAIKAKLLNGDIKTLSTPENGLDWKMVVVYRGQHCPLCTRYLNELEKVKGLLADTGVDLIAVSGDSKEQLESHIDRLDASFPIAYGLTVEQMEELGLYISDPRSSEETDHPFAEPGLFIVNDEGKVHVADISNNPFVRPEFQSLISGLGWIRNPANNYPIRGMRK, from the coding sequence ATGAGTATTGAATACACGAACAAGTTACACCCAGGTGCCGATTTTCCAGCTATTAAGGCAAAGTTACTAAACGGTGATATTAAAACGCTATCAACACCCGAAAATGGGTTGGATTGGAAAATGGTCGTTGTATATAGAGGGCAACACTGCCCCCTTTGTACACGGTACCTGAATGAGCTGGAGAAAGTAAAAGGTTTACTTGCTGATACCGGCGTAGATTTGATTGCCGTTTCAGGCGACAGCAAAGAACAGTTAGAAAGTCATATTGATAGGCTCGATGCTAGTTTTCCAATTGCCTATGGCCTTACTGTTGAACAAATGGAAGAGCTTGGCTTGTATATATCAGATCCAAGATCATCTGAAGAAACGGATCATCCATTTGCTGAGCCGGGGCTGTTTATTGTTAATGATGAGGGAAAAGTTCATGTAGCAGATATTTCTAACAACCCATTTGTTAGACCAGAATTTCAGTCATTAATTAGTGGCTTAGGCTGGATACGAAACCCTGCTAACAACTATCCTATTCGTGGTATGCGTAAATAG
- a CDS encoding DsbA family oxidoreductase: MSETQLNIDIISDVVCPWCVIGYGRLKAALANVDTKFDVNIVWHPFELNPSMPKEGENLRQHLSKKYGTTLEDSIRARAMLTEEGKKVGFKFNYFDEMKMLNTHQCHQLLHWAKESDLQTPLAEAFFEHFFSNRGTFTEPELIQVVEKVGLNVTQATSILVNDLYSEEVKLIEEHWHQKGIHGVPLFIFNGEQALSGAQEVTTFERVLNQYLK, encoded by the coding sequence ATGTCAGAGACACAACTTAACATTGATATCATTTCTGATGTGGTTTGTCCTTGGTGTGTCATTGGCTATGGCCGCTTAAAAGCGGCATTAGCCAATGTTGACACTAAATTCGACGTTAATATTGTCTGGCATCCCTTCGAGCTAAACCCCAGTATGCCAAAAGAAGGTGAAAACCTAAGACAGCATTTGTCGAAAAAGTACGGTACTACATTAGAGGACAGCATTCGGGCCAGAGCTATGTTGACCGAAGAAGGCAAAAAAGTTGGCTTCAAGTTTAACTACTTTGACGAAATGAAAATGCTTAACACGCATCAATGTCATCAACTGCTTCACTGGGCGAAAGAAAGTGATTTGCAAACCCCATTAGCAGAGGCATTTTTTGAGCATTTCTTTAGTAATAGAGGCACTTTCACAGAGCCAGAACTTATCCAAGTGGTGGAAAAGGTAGGACTAAACGTCACTCAAGCAACGTCTATTTTGGTTAACGACTTATACAGTGAAGAAGTGAAGTTAATTGAAGAGCACTGGCATCAAAAGGGTATACATGGCGTACCATTATTTATTTTTAATGGCGAGCAAGCCCTATCAGGTGCACAAGAGGTAACAACTTTCGAACGTGTACTCAATCAATATTTAAAATAG
- a CDS encoding carboxymuconolactone decarboxylase family protein → MFTYYEPDTAPEESKPLMEQSLAGFGMLPNLHKILAEAPATYKAYNQTFTSFMKETTFSPVEQQVVFMTSNYENNCHYCVPGHTWMMKSSKMPDDVIEALRNGTNLPDAKLQALHDFTKALLDNRGHIGDDKLNEFLNAGYTKRQALEVLTGLAAKLISNFTNALTHTEVDDAMKPYAWEKPEK, encoded by the coding sequence ATGTTTACTTATTATGAACCAGACACTGCTCCAGAAGAGTCGAAACCACTGATGGAGCAATCTTTAGCAGGTTTTGGCATGCTGCCAAACCTCCACAAAATTTTAGCTGAAGCGCCAGCAACTTATAAAGCGTACAACCAAACCTTTACAAGCTTCATGAAAGAAACAACGTTTAGCCCAGTTGAGCAACAAGTTGTTTTTATGACGTCAAATTATGAGAATAATTGCCACTATTGTGTTCCGGGCCATACATGGATGATGAAGTCATCTAAAATGCCAGATGATGTTATCGAAGCTTTGAGAAATGGCACTAATCTGCCAGACGCAAAACTTCAAGCGCTTCATGATTTCACAAAAGCCTTATTAGACAACCGAGGTCATATTGGTGACGATAAGTTAAATGAGTTTTTGAATGCGGGATATACTAAGCGCCAAGCTTTGGAAGTATTAACCGGGCTGGCAGCAAAACTAATCTCAAACTTCACAAACGCATTAACACACACAGAAGTGGACGATGCAATGAAGCCTTATGCTTGGGAAAAGCCGGAGAAGTAG
- a CDS encoding low temperature requirement protein A, translated as MSLENHPMWRLPKHHLDHEDAHDHVHWVELFYDLIHVVIIFLLGNFLSDHLSVDGFLAFAGLFIAVWFAWADSSVFNSLYVSTDVKHRLIMSCQIVTAMVMAASIPHVLDKGWMYFALAYAANRMITAYLYHRTNRLGVEATVLSRTVSRNFFVLAIVFAISAFLPKPYNFAVFALAILSIQLLYMLPKIGVLDCKRFLPRLGHMSERFALLLLIVVGEGFFKLVITLSEKGVYKVTPEVLFNFMFGGIAVFIQCWIYFDFVGNGKPKNQEKWTLVNWWLAHLFLMLSAVMVGVALAGEVKVGFWDPYPLKYGAIGCIGLASYLLCLLWIQFNIEERIAHRFATAKVRMFGVVLALATLLVLPYVPALIGNLLWGAALISQIAIPVTRAYLTFSKEEQDKA; from the coding sequence ATGTCACTAGAAAACCATCCAATGTGGCGATTGCCAAAGCACCATTTAGATCATGAAGATGCCCATGACCATGTGCATTGGGTCGAGTTATTTTATGATCTGATCCATGTGGTCATTATTTTCTTACTTGGAAACTTTTTAAGCGACCACTTAAGTGTGGATGGTTTTCTAGCGTTTGCGGGACTATTTATCGCTGTATGGTTTGCATGGGCAGACTCTAGCGTTTTTAACTCACTCTATGTCAGCACAGACGTAAAACACCGACTCATTATGTCTTGCCAAATTGTAACCGCAATGGTTATGGCAGCGTCAATTCCTCATGTTTTAGATAAGGGCTGGATGTATTTTGCCCTTGCCTACGCAGCGAATAGAATGATCACCGCCTATTTGTACCATAGAACGAATAGGCTTGGTGTTGAAGCAACCGTGCTTTCACGAACAGTCAGCCGCAACTTCTTTGTTCTTGCTATCGTATTCGCAATAAGTGCTTTTCTACCTAAACCGTATAACTTTGCGGTATTTGCACTTGCCATACTTTCGATCCAACTTCTGTATATGCTGCCCAAAATTGGCGTTTTAGACTGTAAGCGCTTTTTACCTCGATTAGGGCATATGTCTGAGAGGTTTGCTTTATTACTCCTCATCGTTGTTGGTGAAGGATTCTTTAAGCTAGTGATCACTCTATCCGAAAAGGGCGTGTATAAAGTCACTCCAGAAGTACTGTTTAACTTTATGTTTGGGGGTATAGCGGTATTTATTCAATGCTGGATTTATTTCGACTTTGTAGGCAATGGAAAGCCTAAAAATCAAGAAAAATGGACACTCGTTAACTGGTGGTTAGCGCATTTATTCCTAATGCTATCTGCTGTGATGGTGGGTGTTGCACTGGCAGGTGAAGTAAAAGTAGGATTTTGGGACCCATATCCGCTCAAATATGGTGCTATAGGTTGTATTGGCCTTGCCTCATATTTACTGTGTCTACTTTGGATTCAATTCAATATCGAAGAACGCATTGCTCATCGATTCGCTACCGCAAAAGTACGTATGTTTGGTGTTGTTTTGGCTTTAGCAACATTATTGGTCTTGCCCTATGTGCCAGCTTTAATAGGTAATCTTTTATGGGGGGCGGCGTTAATTTCTCAAATAGCCATTCCAGTAACAAGAGCCTATCTTACCTTTTCCAAAGAAGAACAAGATAAAGCTTAA
- a CDS encoding ion transporter — protein MGKKLTTRKHVYDILEHGFEGSRASRLFSGFIVVLIILNVSAIILESYQPIAEMYHQEFLLFNSFSVVVFTLEYFARVWVSVESPHSDSSSPIKSRIRYSLSPVSLIDLLAIAPFYLSFIFTIDLRYLRMLRMLRLLKLTHYFKGLRLFMDVLRKELPSIGAAIIIMSVLVIMSASIMYGVEHEAQPDVFDSIPSAIWWSVVTMTTVGYGDVTPVTFLGKFISIFIMLLGVGIVALPAAMLAAKFGDELRMRKQLLEREIATALQDGVIISEEQTAIKKLSESMGISSQELEHVILTYTRNTPPSVTCNNCGKEVLVSARIMDMN, from the coding sequence ATGGGCAAGAAACTAACAACAAGAAAGCATGTATACGATATTCTTGAACACGGATTCGAAGGTTCGAGAGCTAGTCGATTATTTAGCGGCTTTATCGTAGTACTTATCATTTTAAATGTAAGTGCCATCATTCTTGAGTCTTATCAACCAATAGCCGAAATGTACCATCAAGAATTTCTCTTGTTTAACAGCTTTTCTGTTGTTGTGTTTACGCTAGAGTATTTCGCGAGAGTCTGGGTTTCAGTTGAATCACCGCATAGTGATAGTTCTTCGCCAATAAAATCAAGAATTAGATATTCATTAAGCCCTGTTTCACTTATAGACTTGTTAGCAATAGCACCTTTTTACTTATCATTCATATTTACCATAGATTTAAGATATCTGCGCATGCTAAGAATGCTTAGGCTACTGAAACTAACACACTATTTCAAAGGCCTACGATTATTCATGGACGTCTTGAGAAAGGAATTACCCAGTATAGGCGCTGCAATTATAATCATGAGTGTTTTAGTTATAATGTCAGCCAGTATTATGTATGGCGTTGAACACGAGGCCCAACCTGATGTGTTTGATAGTATCCCTAGCGCCATTTGGTGGTCAGTGGTAACCATGACGACTGTTGGTTACGGCGATGTGACGCCTGTAACTTTTTTAGGTAAATTCATATCTATTTTTATCATGTTGTTAGGTGTTGGTATTGTCGCGTTGCCTGCTGCAATGCTTGCGGCCAAGTTCGGTGATGAGTTGAGAATGCGCAAGCAACTACTAGAACGCGAAATAGCAACCGCTCTTCAGGACGGTGTAATAATTTCAGAAGAGCAAACTGCTATTAAAAAGTTGTCTGAATCAATGGGGATATCTTCTCAAGAACTTGAGCATGTAATATTAACTTATACTAGGAATACTCCTCCATCAGTGACCTGTAATAACTGTGGTAAAGAAGTATTAGTCAGTGCTCGAATAATGGACATGAACTGA